CCGAGACGCCGGATCCTTCGGGTCCCAGGTCCGCGTCGGCCGATGCCGCGATCTTGAGGCCGTACTCCTCGTTGACCCAGTCGTAGTAGCCGTCGACGCGCCCTTCTGCCTCGCCCGACGCGAGGGCTGACTCGAACTCGACACTCGCCTTGCCATAGACACCGGTCTTGAAGCTCGTGATGTCCTGATCCAGGACGTAGTCGGCAACGTTCTGCGCGACCTTCCCCGGGACGTTGCCCACGTCCATGATGCCGATATCGCCGGCCTGCTCGCCGAGACCCGCGAGGAACGCGTCGGCCTCCGCCTGGTCCTTGAAGGTGAGCTCCAGCGTCGTGGTGGCGCCGGCCGATGCGTCGACATCCGACCCGCCGACGCTGATCTCGCGCCCGAGCCCCGCCTCCAAGGTCAGCGCCATCACGACCTTGCCGTCGCCCATGACCTGGTACTGGGCCTCGGCGTACCCCTCGATCTCCCACGTCGCGAGCTCGGCCTCGATGCCCAGCCACGCCCGCAGGGTGTCGAGGACCACGTCCTCGCCGTACCTCGCCGCAAGCTCAGCGTCCGTCATGCCGTCCAGGGCCGACGGCAGCTGGTCGCCCGCGTTGGACAGCGAGCCGTCGCCGCCGTCGATCGTGCCGTCCGCGGCTGCCGTCATCGCGCGGGCGAGATCGGCGTCCGCATCCGCCGCCTTCGTCAGGGCGGCCGAGATCTGCGACGCGACGGTGGTGAGCGTGAGCTCCTCCGACATGCGCTCGAAGATCGACTCGTCGTCGTAGGTCTTGGGGTCGGTGACCTGACCGCTGGTCGTGTCGACGGTGAACCCGTGCTTGCTCGCGGTGTCCATCGCACCCTCGAGATCCTTGCGGGCAGCGGCGATGTCGCTGCCCGCCAGGTCGAGCGACGCGGCCACCTTGGCCACCTCGGCAGTGACGTCACGGAGGCGGTCCACGAGCAGGGCGTGCTCCTTCGACGCGGCAGCGGCAGCATCGCCCTGCCACGACACGGGCACGCGCGAGTCGTCCACCTCGTCCTGCAGGTCGATGAGGTTCCGGCGCGTGTTGTACAACCCGTCGGCGGCGGTGTCGAGCGACGTGGACTCCCAGGTCAGGAGCTCGGCGATGGTCACCATGGCGCGACGCTCACCGCGCCTGGGCCATGGCAGGGCCACGGTTCGCGGCGGCATTGGCCTGCATGCGCATGGACGCCTCGTGGTCGGCGTGCGTGTAGGACGAGGCGCTGTTGGTCCGCGCGGTCGCGTGCGACGTGGCGTCGGTCGCCCACGTGGCGAACCGCTCGGTCCAAGCGGTCGACAACGCGGTGGCAGCGGCAGCACTGGCACTCCCGGGCAGCGCCGTGCTCACGCTGCTCAGGCCGGCCGTGGGATCGGCCGCCTTGACCGTGTCGGCCGCACTGGTCATGCCGCTTGCGGATGCCGTGATGTCAGCCACCACGGCCTCGAACGTGAACATCGTCATCGCGTGCCTCCCCAACAGGTACGGTCTGTCGCAGACAGATTGCCACAACTCGTCGCCGTGTGCGCGCGATGGGCGCCCGGAGGCCGCACGGGATCACCGTGTGTCGGTCAGGGGCTCCCGCCGACGTCCCCGCCGCCCCCAATGTCCCCGCCCCCGAAGTCGCCGGACACGTGGTCGGCCGGCCGGGCCATCGTGCCGCTCCCGTCGTCGTAGTAGGTGCCGTCCGGTCCTGTCATGAGCAGCTGCCAGAAGCCCGGCCGCGGCATGTCCCGCGCGGCCAGGTCCTCGCCGGTGATCTCGACGAGCGCGTCGCCGGGCACTGCGCGCAGTAGAACGTACGGATCGAACATCGATCCCCCGTTGACGACCAGCGACACGAGCTGCGCCTCGGACGCCCGCTGCACCGCCGCGGGAACGATCGCGGCCTTCACCGGGGCCACGGCCCGCCGCACGCCCGCCCCGACGTACGCGGCTCGCACCAGGTAGCCGCACAGGACGCCGCCGAGCACGCCGTAGATCACCGCGGACTCACGTAGGATGCCGGTCGCGAGCACCCATCCCGTCGAGACCAGCACGACGCTGAACCCGGCCGCTGACGCCCAGGTGACCGTCTTCGCGCGACCGAGCACGCGGGTCACGGTCTCCTCCGAGCGATCCCACTCCCAGCGGGAGACGCTGCTCACCACCTCGGGCTCGTCCATGAGCTCCCCCTCCCCTCGGCCTCCGGGCCATTCTCCCGGCTCCAGCACGACACTGCAGGCGATTGCTCGTCAACACCTCCTAGGCTCGTCCCATGAGCATCCGCATCGTGACCGGCGACGAGATGACGGCCCAGGACGTCTACGACATCTGGAAGATCCGTGACGCCGTGTTCTCGGTCGAGCAGCAGTGCGACGAGGAGGACGTCGACGGCCGCGACCTCCTGCCGACCATGACGCACCTGTGGCTCGCCGACGGCGACGGGCCGACGAGCTACCTGCGCTCGTACGTCGAGGACGGCGTCCGGCACATCGGGCGGGTGTGCACCCGCAAGGACCAGCGCGGCAAGGGCCTCTCGGGCTCGCTGATGCAGGAGTGCCACCGCCTCTGGGGCGACGAGCCCATCGAGCTGAACGCCCAGGCGTACCTCGAGCAGTGGTACGGGCGCTACGGGTACGTGCGGACGGGCGACAACTTCATGGAGGCCGGCATCCCCCACGTCCCGATGCGCCGCACGCCCCCGCCCGCAGGGTCCTAGCTCGGGTCGGTCACCGCGTTGACCGCCTCGGTGACGTCGCCCTCCACGACCGTCGCGTAGTCGTCCACGGCGTCGATCGCGGTCTGGAACTGCTCGGCGTACGTGAACGAGAAGCTCCGGTTGGCCTCGATGCTGTCGGCCAGCGCCGTGGCCTGGTCGATCACGTACTGGACAGCGCCCCGGACCGTGCCGGCGAGCTGCTGCTGCCCCTGCGGCACCGGCACGGCGTCGAGCTCGTCCAGTGCCCGCACGAAGGCAGGGATCAGCCGGTCCCGGACCGGCGTGCTGGTGCTCAGGACACCGCTGCCGACGTAGTCGCTCGCCCGCATGCCCAGGACCTTGCGGGCCGCCTCGATGTAGTCCACCCCGGCGTCGGCGCGCCGCAGCGTGCGGCTCAGGCGCTGGTACGGCTCCAGCAGCGTCTTCTGGGTCGCGACGGCCTCCTGCCAGACCTCCGACCGCTCGGTGCCGTACGCCGGCGCGTCGCCCAGCCGCGGCGGGTCGGCGATCACCTTGCGGACGACCCGGCGCAGGTCACCGGGGTCGGCCTGCCTCGAGCCGCGCACCTCGCGGGCGACTTCGGCGCGGAACGTCCCGACCTCGGAGAGGTACTGCGTCGCCACCTCGTCGGCCTCCGCGACCTGGGCGCCCTGCCGCTGCGCCTGCACCACCACCAGCAGCCCGACGACCGCGCCGAGCGTGAGCGTGACGAAGACCGGCAGGAACATCGTCAGCCGCCCGCCTCGTGCGCTCACCCCTCCACCGTCCCAGCGCCGAGGCCCCCGTGCAACGGGAGTCAGCCGTTGATGCGGGGCTCGACCCCGTGCAACCGCAGGCCGTACGTGAGCGCGTCGACGAGAGCCTCCCACGAGGCCTCGATGATGTTCGCGCCCACGCCGACCGTGACCCAGACGTCCTTGCCGTCGGTGGTCTCGATCAGCGTGCGGGTGATCGCATCGGTGCCGTGGCCCTGGTCGAGGATGCGGACCCGGTAGTCGGTCAGGTGGAACTGGGCGACGTCCGGGTAGACCTGCTCGATCGCCTGCCGCAGCGCGTGGTCGAGGGCGTTGACCGGGCCGTTGCCCTCACCGATGACCGCGAGGCGCACTCCCCCGGCGACGAGCTTGACCGTCGCCTCGGCCACGGCTGCGTCGCCGCGCCGCGACTCCGCCAGCACCCGCCACGACTCCACGTCGAAGAACGACGGGCGGACGCCGTCCATCTCCTCGGCCAGCAGCAACTCGAACGAGGCGTCGGCCGCCTCGAAGGTGTACCCGGCGCGCTCCATGCTCTTGACCCGGTCGGTGACGCGGCCCAGGCGCTCGGCGTCGCCCGTGAGGTCGTAGCCCAGCTCCTTGCCCTTGAGCTCGATCGTCGCCCGCCCGGCCATCTCGGACACCAGCAGGCGCATGTCGTTGCCGACTAGTGCCGGGTCGATGTGCTGGTACAGGTTGGGGTCGACGCGGATCGCGCTGGCGTGCAGGCCGGCCTTGTGCGCGAACGACGAGACGCCCGTGTAGGGCTGGCGGGCGTGCGGCGGGTAGTTGGTGATCTCGGAGATCGCGTGCGAGATGCGGGTCGCCTCCGCGAGACGTCCCTCCGGCAGGGCCGTGACGCCGAGCTTGAGCTCGAGGTTGGCCACGCAGGTGACCAGGTCGGCGTTGCCCGTGCGCTCGCCGTACCCGTTGATGCAACCCTGCAGGTGCGTCGCGCCGGCCTGCACGGCCGCCATCGAGTTGGCGACGGCGCAGCCGGTGTCGTTGTGGGCGTGGATCCCCAGGCGTACGCCCGTCGTGGCGACGTCGGCGACGATCTCGGCGACCCAGTGCGGCAGCATCCCGCCGTTCGTGTCGCACAGCACGGCGACCTCGGCACCCGCGTCGCCCGCCGCCCGCACGACCTCCAGGGCGTAGTCGCGGTTGGCCCGGTAGCCGTCGAAGAAGTGCTCCATGTCGACGAAGACGCGCTGCCCTCCCTCCCGCAGGTACGTCACGGTGTCACGCACCATCGCGAGGTTCTCCTCCAGTGTCGTGCGCAGCGCCTCGGTCACGTGGCGGTCGTGGCTCTTGGCCACCAGGGTCACCACGGACGCCCCCGAGTCGCGCAGCGCCTGCACCAACGGGTCCTGCGACGCCTCCACACCCGCGCGACGGGTCGCGCCGAACGCCGCCAGCGTCGCGTTCTTGAGGTCGAGCTCCTTGGCCGCGAGGGCGAAGAACTCGGTGTCCTTGGGGTTGGAGCCGGGCCAGCCGCCCTCGATGTAGCCCACACCGAGGTCGTCGAGGTGGCGGGCGATGTGGAGCTTGTCCTGCACGGAGAGGTTGAGGCCCTCCTGCTGCGCGCCGTCGCGCATCGTCGTGTCGTAGACGTGGAAGTCGCTCGCCTGCTGGTGTCCTGCGCTCACTGCTTCGTCCTTCGGTCCGGTCATCGGCTGGCTCGGGCAACAAAAAAGCCCCCCAGAGCATGGGAGGCAGCGCGTCGGGGGCGTGGAATCAGTGCCCGGCGCGCCTGTCGATAATGATCGAGATGCTCTGCATGCGGTCAGTCTAGACTGACCGATCTATGACCGCCAGACCCGTTCCCCTCACGGTGGAGCCCAGCGTGATGTACGCCGTCGTGACAGCGGCACCGCTGGAGTCCGAGGACCTCATCCCCCCGCCGTCGCCCGAGCTGCTGCGGCGCTACGGCACGTCCGAGCCGGCGCTGGAGCGACTGCGCACGCGCCAGCACCAGCTGCTCCTGATGCGCACCTGTCACGTCGAGGACGCCGCCTTCACCCAGCGCGACGTCCGCGTCGAGGCCCTGCGCCTCGCCGAGGAGCACGACGGGGTGGTCATCGACCTCGCGATCCCCCGTGTGGTCGAGGAGCGCGCCGACGCGGTCTCGCTCGCCCACGCCACACAGTGGTACGTCGCGGACTACGCCCACCTCGACGCCGGGGAGCTGCGCACCGTCGGGCTGACGTCGTTCGGCCTGCCCGAGATCCACCTGCAGGGCGTCGACCGGGGACAGCACGCGATGTACGGGGCCGTTCTCGCCGGGCTCGTGCACCGCCTCATCGCCGAGTGGCCGGCCAACGACCCGGTCGGCGAGGCCACCGTGACACTGCGCGACATCGCGTACGGACTCGGCGACCCGTCCGCCGCGGAGACCCCGAAGGACCGGGCCGTGGCGATCCGCATCGACTACGACGCACAGGAGAACCACCTGGTCGTCCGGGTGCTCGACGACCCCGCGACGACACTGTTCGCCCCCTGATCGGCCGGACCCGCCCCCGTCAGGGCTTGGGCTGGTACGTGCGCGGTGCGAGGTTGGCCAGGGTCTCCGGTCGCAGGATCGCCTCGAGCTTCTCCCGCGGGAGCAGGCCGTGCTCGAGCACGAGCTCGGCCACGCCGCGTCCGGTCGCCAGGGCCTCCTTGGCCACCTCCGTCGCCGCGGCGTACCCGATGTAGGGGTTGAGCGCGGTGACCAGGCCGATCGAGTTCTCCACCTCGGCGCGCAGCAGCTCGGCGTTCGCGGTGATGCCGTCGACGCACCGGCCCGCGAGCACCATGATCGCCTCGCGCAGCCGGGAGATGCCGGCGGACAGCGAGTAGCAGATGACCGGCTCGAACGCGTTGAGCTGCAGCTGTCCGGACTCGGCCGCCATCGTGACCGTGACGTCGTGACCGATGATCTGGAACGCGACCTGGTTGACGACCTCAGGGATCACGGGGTTCACCTTGCCGGGCATGATGCTCGACCCGGCCTGCACCGCGGGCAGGTTGATCTCGTTGAAGCCGGCGCGGGGACCCGACGACAGGAGGCGCAGGTCGTTGCAGATCTTCGACAGCTTGACCGCGACGCGCTTGAGCGTGCCGGACAGCTGCACGAACGCACCGCAGTCCTGCGTCGCCTCGATCAGGTCGACGGCACTCTCCAGGGGCAGCCCGGTGAGCCTCGCCAGGTGCTCGCACGCCGACGAGACATAGCCCGCGGGGGCGTTCAGCATCGTCCCGATGGCGGTGGCACCCAGGTTGATCTCGTGCAGCAGCAGGACGGCCTCGCCGAGGCGCGCGCGGTCCTCGCCGATCATCAGGGAGTACGTGTGGAACTCCTGGCCGAGCGTCATCGGCACGGCGTCCTGCAGCTGGGTGCGCCCCATCTTGAGGACGTCGTGGAACTCGTCGGCCTTGCGGGCGAAGGACTCCTCCAGCACCTCCATGGCGGCCAGCAGGTCCTTCGTGGCGAGGATGATCGCGATCTTGACGGCCGTCGGGTAGACGTCATTGGTGGACTGGCTCAGGTTCACGTGCTCGTTGGGATGCAGGAGCGCGTACTCGCCCTTCTTGTGCCCCATCAGCTCGAGCGCGCGGTTCGCGATGACCTCGTTGGCGTTCATGTTCGTCGAGGTGCCGGCGCCGCCCTGGATGACGTCGACCACGAACTGGTCGGCGAGCGCCCCGCCGCGGATCTCCTCGCAGGCGTCCGTGATCGCCGCGTGCCGCTCGTCGTCCAGCAGCCCCAGGTCGTGGTTCGCCGCGGCGGCCGCCTGCTTGACGCTCGCCAGGGCCTCGACGAGGTACGGGCTCTTGCCGATCGGGATGCCGGTGATGGGGAAGTTCTCGAGCGCGCGGAGCGTGTGCACGCCCCAGTAGGCCTCGAGGGGAACCTCACGGTCTCCGATCAGGTCGTGCTCGGAACGTGTGGCGACGGACATGAACTCTCCTCGGTCGTGACGGTGGTCACAACCAGAGTTTCACAGATGCCCGACCACCCCACGTCCGAGCAGGTGCCACGTCAGGAGACGATGCGCTGCATCCAGCCGTGCCGGTCCTCGGCGCGCCCGTACTGGATGTCGACCAGCGCGGACCGGATGTCACTCGTGACCTTGCCGGGCTCGCCGTCACCGGACACGGCCTCACCGCCGTCCCACTTCAGGGACGCGACCGGGGTGACGACGGCGGCGGTGCCGCACGCGAAGACCTCGGTGATCGTGCCGTCCGCGGCACCCTCGCGCCACTCGTCGATCGACACCCGGCGCTCGACGACCTCGTGCCCGAGGTCGCGGCCGATCTGCATGATCGAGTCACGGGTGACCCCCTCGAGGATCGACCCCGACAGCTCCGGCGTGACGATCGAGCCGTCGGAGTGGACGAAGTACAGGTTCATCCCGCCCAGCTCCTCGATCCACTTCTGCTCGGTCGAGTCCAGGAACGCCACCTGGGCGCAGCCGTGCTCGGCGGCCTCCTGCTGCGGCAGCAGCGACGCGGCGTAGTTGCCACCGCACTTGGCGGCGCCGGTGCCACCGGCGCCTGCGCGGGAGAACTCCGACGACAACCAGATCGAGACCGCCTGGACGCCACCGGAGAAGTACGCGCCGGCCGGCGAGGCGATGACCGAGTAGGTCACGTGCTGGCTCGGGCGGACGCCGAGGAACACCTCGGACGCGAACATGAACGGACGCAGGTAGAGGCTCTTCTCGCCGCCGGCCGGGATCCAGTCGCGGTCGGTCTCGACGAGGGCCTTGATCGAGCCGAGGAACCAGTCGATCGGCAGCTCCGGCAGCGCCAGACGGTGCGCCGACCGCTGCATCCGGGCCGCGTTCGCCTCGGGGCGGAACAGCCAGACCGAGCCGTCCTCGTGGACGTACGCCTTGAGGCCCTCGAAGATCTCCTGCGCGTAGTGCAGGACGGCCGTCGCGGGGTCGATCTGGAGCGGGCCGTAGGGCACGACGCGGGCGTTGGCCCAGTCGGTCTCGGGGGTCCACTCGGCCAGGAACATGTGGTCGGTGAAGTGGTTGCCGAAGCCCGGGTTCGCGAGGATCGTGTCGCGCTCCTCCGCGGGCTTCGCCGCGTCGTTACGGGTGAAGGTCGCGGAGAACGGGGTGGAGGTCATGATGGTCACGGTACAACTCTCTGTCGGGCGAAGGTAAGCGGTCGTTAACCGACCGGTACGCCCTCGGCCGCGCCCAGATCCGTGACGCTCTGCGCGATGGCCTCCCCCACCTCCTCGGTGGAACGGGGGACGGCGCCGCGTCCGGCGATGTCGGCCTCGACGGCCGCGGTGATCTGCGCGGCGGCCTCGGGCACGCCGAGGTGCTCGAGCAGCAGGGCACCCGACAGGATCGCCGCGGTCGGGTCGGCCTTCGACTGTCCCGCGATGTCGGGAGCCGAGCCGTGGACCGGCTCGAACATGCTCGGCGTCGTCCGGTCGGGGTTGACGTTGCCGCTCGCGGCCAGGCCGATGCCACCGGTGATCGCCGCGGCAAGGTCGGTGAGGATGTCGCCGAACAGGTTGTCGGTGACGATGACGTCGAACCGAGCCGGGTCGGTCACGAGGAAGATCGTGGCCGCGTCGACGTGCAGGTAGTCGACCGTCACGTCGGGGAACTCCGGTGCGACGGCGGCGACGGTCCGGCTCCAGAGGTGACCCGCGTGGACGAGGACGTTGTTCTTGTGGACCAGCGTCAGCTTCTTGCGCGGACGCGCCTGGGCGCGGGCGAAGGCGTCGCGGACGACGCGCTCCACGCCGTACGCGGTGTTGATGCTGACCTCGGTCGCGAGCTCGTGCGGCGTACCGACGCGGATCGCACCGCCGTTGCCGACGTACGGCCCCTCGGTGCCCTCACGGACGACCACGAAGTCGATGTCGCCGGGATCGCCCAGCGGGGTGGCCACACCCGGGAACAGCTTGGACGGGCGCAGGTTGACGTAGTGGTCGAGCGCGAAGCGCAGCTTGAGCAGGAGTCCGCGCTCGAGGACGCCCGACGGCACGCTCGGGTCGCCGATCGCACCGAGCAGGATCGCGTCGTGACCGCGGATCTCCTCCAGGACCGAGTCCGGCAGGGTCTCCCCCGTCGCGTGGTAGCGACGTGCGCCGAGGTCGTAGTCCGTGGTGGTGAACGCGAGGTCGTGCGCCGGGGCGATGACGTCCAGGACCTTGAGGGCCTGCGAGGTCACCTCGGGTCCGATGCCGTCACCGGCCACGACTGCGAGCGAGAAAGAGCGGGTCATGGGCGACATCCTACGGAACACATCTCAGGATGTGAAACTGCGGTATCGACATGTGGTCAGTTGTCGTCGGGTCGCTCGGACGGCTCGATCTCGGTCCGCGGCGCCTCGTCACGCAGGTGCGCCGGTCCCCACTCCATCAGGTTGCGGTCCATGATCTTCTCCTTCGGTTCGGACGGATGTCTGGCGGTGCGGGTCCGGCGAAGGTCCGCCGTTCGGCACGCGCCACATGTCCGGAGATCGTCCGGGGAGAGATGTCAGATGTGCGATTCAGATCATGATCGCGAACCCTGCGGGCGGAACGGCGGGCCAACGCCGAAACACCGCGGCAGGGTGTGGCCCTAAGAGGCCCTGCCGCGGCAAGCGATGAGTACGAGCTGCTTCCGCATGGTGCTGACAGCCTACGCAGACGATCCGGGCAGCGTCCGCAATCGGGGCGCGCGTCTCAGTCGACGAGACGTCGCGGGGCTCGCGGGGTCACGGTCCGTGGAACACTGGTGACGTGAGTGCACCCGCCGAAGTCCCCGATCTCGTCGCGAGGACCCTGGATCTTTCCCGTCAGCGGGGCTTCATCACGTCGATCCGCAACGAGACCGGCCGGCTGCTGGCCGCCCTGGCCGCATCCCGCCGGGGCACGCTCGCCGAGCTCGGCACCGGCTGTGGCGTGGGCTCGGCCTGGCTCTCCAGCGGTGCGCCGAAGGACGCGCGGGTCGTCAGCGCCGAGCTCGACCCGGCCCTGGCCCAGGACGTCCAGAAGATCTTCGCCGACACCGACAACGTCGACGTCATCGCCGGCGACTGGTCGACGCTCGAGCAGTACGCCCCGTTCTCGCTGCTGTTCGTCGACGTGCGCGAGGTCATGGAGAGCATCGACGTGCTGGCCGACCTGATGGAGCCCGGCGGCATGGTCATCCTCGACGACTTCGTCCCGTCGGCCTTCTGGCCGCCGATCGTGGAGGGCCGGGTCGACACCGTCCGCGAGCAGTGGCTCACCGACGAGCGCTTCGCCGCGGTCGAGATGCTGATCGACGTCGACGCATCGCTGCTCATCGCCACCCGCCGCTGACCCCACGAGTCACGTACGGACGCCGAGGAGTCACGTACGGACGTCCACGAGTCACGTACGGACGCCCAGGAGTCACTCGCAGACGGGCGCCGCCGCGCTAGGTGACTCGTCACCTTCCGTGCGTGACTCGTCGGCGTCGTCCGTGCGCGACTCGTCAGCGTCCGTACGCGACTCGTCGGCGGTGGTGGAGGAGGTGAAGGGCATGAAGAACTGGACGATGGGGCCGATCGTGAGGGCGTACAGGACCGTGCCGACGCCCACGGTGCCGCCGAGGAGGAACCCGACCCCGAGCACCGTGACCTCGATGACCGTCCGCCACAGCCGGACGCTGCGGCCCGTCCGCCTGACGAGGCCGAGCCACAGCCCGTCGCGGGGACCCGAACCGAGCGCCGCGCCGATGTAGAGCGCTCCGGCGAAGCCGTTGCCGACGATGCCGCCGACGAGCAGGAGCACCCGCAACCACAGCTGGTCCGGCTGGACGATCAGCGCGATGCCGAAGTCCGCCGCGAGGCCGATGACCAGGACGTTGAGCACCGTCCCGACGCCCGGGCGTTGCCGCAACGGGATCCACAGCAGCAGGATGAAGGCGCCCGTGACGATGACGACCTGGCCGAACGTCAGGCCCACGTGCTCGGTCACACCCTCGTGGAAGACGTCCCACGGGTCGAGGCCCAGCGTCGACTCGACCATCATCGCCATCGTGAAGCCGTAGAGGAACAGGCCGACGTTGAGGCGGACCAGCCGCCCGATGATCCCGTTCATCGGCGCAGCTGCTGCGTGGCCCAGTCCCCGAGCTCGGATTCGATGACGAGCATGGTGGCCTCCTTGAAGGCG
Above is a genomic segment from Aeromicrobium chenweiae containing:
- a CDS encoding GNAT family N-acetyltransferase, translated to MSIRIVTGDEMTAQDVYDIWKIRDAVFSVEQQCDEEDVDGRDLLPTMTHLWLADGDGPTSYLRSYVEDGVRHIGRVCTRKDQRGKGLSGSLMQECHRLWGDEPIELNAQAYLEQWYGRYGYVRTGDNFMEAGIPHVPMRRTPPPAGS
- the cimA gene encoding citramalate synthase: MSAGHQQASDFHVYDTTMRDGAQQEGLNLSVQDKLHIARHLDDLGVGYIEGGWPGSNPKDTEFFALAAKELDLKNATLAAFGATRRAGVEASQDPLVQALRDSGASVVTLVAKSHDRHVTEALRTTLEENLAMVRDTVTYLREGGQRVFVDMEHFFDGYRANRDYALEVVRAAGDAGAEVAVLCDTNGGMLPHWVAEIVADVATTGVRLGIHAHNDTGCAVANSMAAVQAGATHLQGCINGYGERTGNADLVTCVANLELKLGVTALPEGRLAEATRISHAISEITNYPPHARQPYTGVSSFAHKAGLHASAIRVDPNLYQHIDPALVGNDMRLLVSEMAGRATIELKGKELGYDLTGDAERLGRVTDRVKSMERAGYTFEAADASFELLLAEEMDGVRPSFFDVESWRVLAESRRGDAAVAEATVKLVAGGVRLAVIGEGNGPVNALDHALRQAIEQVYPDVAQFHLTDYRVRILDQGHGTDAITRTLIETTDGKDVWVTVGVGANIIEASWEALVDALTYGLRLHGVEPRING
- the aspA gene encoding aspartate ammonia-lyase, with translation MSVATRSEHDLIGDREVPLEAYWGVHTLRALENFPITGIPIGKSPYLVEALASVKQAAAAANHDLGLLDDERHAAITDACEEIRGGALADQFVVDVIQGGAGTSTNMNANEVIANRALELMGHKKGEYALLHPNEHVNLSQSTNDVYPTAVKIAIILATKDLLAAMEVLEESFARKADEFHDVLKMGRTQLQDAVPMTLGQEFHTYSLMIGEDRARLGEAVLLLHEINLGATAIGTMLNAPAGYVSSACEHLARLTGLPLESAVDLIEATQDCGAFVQLSGTLKRVAVKLSKICNDLRLLSSGPRAGFNEINLPAVQAGSSIMPGKVNPVIPEVVNQVAFQIIGHDVTVTMAAESGQLQLNAFEPVICYSLSAGISRLREAIMVLAGRCVDGITANAELLRAEVENSIGLVTALNPYIGYAAATEVAKEALATGRGVAELVLEHGLLPREKLEAILRPETLANLAPRTYQPKP
- a CDS encoding branched-chain amino acid aminotransferase; translated protein: MTSTPFSATFTRNDAAKPAEERDTILANPGFGNHFTDHMFLAEWTPETDWANARVVPYGPLQIDPATAVLHYAQEIFEGLKAYVHEDGSVWLFRPEANAARMQRSAHRLALPELPIDWFLGSIKALVETDRDWIPAGGEKSLYLRPFMFASEVFLGVRPSQHVTYSVIASPAGAYFSGGVQAVSIWLSSEFSRAGAGGTGAAKCGGNYAASLLPQQEAAEHGCAQVAFLDSTEQKWIEELGGMNLYFVHSDGSIVTPELSGSILEGVTRDSIMQIGRDLGHEVVERRVSIDEWREGAADGTITEVFACGTAAVVTPVASLKWDGGEAVSGDGEPGKVTSDIRSALVDIQYGRAEDRHGWMQRIVS
- a CDS encoding 3-isopropylmalate dehydrogenase, which codes for MTRSFSLAVVAGDGIGPEVTSQALKVLDVIAPAHDLAFTTTDYDLGARRYHATGETLPDSVLEEIRGHDAILLGAIGDPSVPSGVLERGLLLKLRFALDHYVNLRPSKLFPGVATPLGDPGDIDFVVVREGTEGPYVGNGGAIRVGTPHELATEVSINTAYGVERVVRDAFARAQARPRKKLTLVHKNNVLVHAGHLWSRTVAAVAPEFPDVTVDYLHVDAATIFLVTDPARFDVIVTDNLFGDILTDLAAAITGGIGLAASGNVNPDRTTPSMFEPVHGSAPDIAGQSKADPTAAILSGALLLEHLGVPEAAAQITAAVEADIAGRGAVPRSTEEVGEAIAQSVTDLGAAEGVPVG
- a CDS encoding O-methyltransferase, coding for MSAPAEVPDLVARTLDLSRQRGFITSIRNETGRLLAALAASRRGTLAELGTGCGVGSAWLSSGAPKDARVVSAELDPALAQDVQKIFADTDNVDVIAGDWSTLEQYAPFSLLFVDVREVMESIDVLADLMEPGGMVILDDFVPSAFWPPIVEGRVDTVREQWLTDERFAAVEMLIDVDASLLIATRR
- a CDS encoding YczE/YyaS/YitT family protein; the encoded protein is MNGIIGRLVRLNVGLFLYGFTMAMMVESTLGLDPWDVFHEGVTEHVGLTFGQVVIVTGAFILLLWIPLRQRPGVGTVLNVLVIGLAADFGIALIVQPDQLWLRVLLLVGGIVGNGFAGALYIGAALGSGPRDGLWLGLVRRTGRSVRLWRTVIEVTVLGVGFLLGGTVGVGTVLYALTIGPIVQFFMPFTSSTTADESRTDADESRTDDADESRTEGDESPSAAAPVCE